From the Chiroxiphia lanceolata isolate bChiLan1 chromosome Z, bChiLan1.pri, whole genome shotgun sequence genome, one window contains:
- the GPX8 gene encoding probable glutathione peroxidase 8 isoform X1 translates to MSSLLFPSVMRVSYFSSAFTFQACPGSPPKISKMDPFTTTYPLKYSVPKARVVMVFLSVVLCTTILCLLQLRIFKPKIKDFYSFEVKDSRGRNISLEKYRGKATLVVNVASYCQNTHKNYIALQELHREFGPSHFTVLAFPCNQFGESEPSSSPEIESFAKGNYGVTFPVFHKIKILGSEADPAFKFLIDSSKKEPRWNFWKYLVSPEGKVVKFWRPEEPVQSIKPEVAALIRQIIMKKREDL, encoded by the exons atgagCAGCTTGCTCTTTCCGTCTGTGATGCGAGTTTCATATTTCAGCTCCGCCTTCACATTCCAGGCCTGCCCAGGCTCTCCTCCAAAGATTTCAAAAATGGACCCTTTTACAACTACTTATCCTCTGAAATACTCAGTGCCCAAAGCCAGGGTCGTTATGGTCTTTCTGTCAGTGGTTCTGTGTACCACCATTCTCTGCCTGCTACAGCTCAGAATTTTTAAACCTAAAATcaaagatttttattcttttgaagtCAAAGATTCACGAGGAAGGAACATTTCCTTGGAGAAGTACAGAGGGAAA GCAACTTTAGTTGTAAACGTGGCCAGTTACtgccaaaacacacacaaaaattacaTCGCACTGCAAGAGCTACACAGAGAGTTTGGTCCCTCCCACTTCACTGTGCTGGCATTTCCCTGCAACCAGTTCGGAGAATCAGAGCCTAGTTCAAGCCCGGAAATAGAATCTTTTGCAAAAGGAAACTATGGAGTAACCTTCCCCGTTTTCCACAAAATCAAGATCCTAGGATCGGAAGCAGATCCTGCCTTTAAATTTCTAATAG ATTCTTCAAAGAAAGAGCCTCGATGGAATTTCTGGAAGTACCTTGTTAGCCCCGAGGGTAAAGTTGTGAAATTCTGGAGACCTGAAGAGCCAGTACAAAGTATCAAGCCAGAAGTAGCAGCATTAATCAGGCAGATTatcatgaaaaaaagagaggacCTCTGA
- the GPX8 gene encoding probable glutathione peroxidase 8 isoform X2 codes for MSSLLFPSVMRVSYFSSAFTFQACPGSPPKISKMDPFTTTYPLKYSVPKARVVMVFLSVVLCTTILCLLQLRIFKPKIKDFYSFEVKDSRGRNISLEKYRGKILQRKSLDGISGSTLLAPRVKL; via the exons atgagCAGCTTGCTCTTTCCGTCTGTGATGCGAGTTTCATATTTCAGCTCCGCCTTCACATTCCAGGCCTGCCCAGGCTCTCCTCCAAAGATTTCAAAAATGGACCCTTTTACAACTACTTATCCTCTGAAATACTCAGTGCCCAAAGCCAGGGTCGTTATGGTCTTTCTGTCAGTGGTTCTGTGTACCACCATTCTCTGCCTGCTACAGCTCAGAATTTTTAAACCTAAAATcaaagatttttattcttttgaagtCAAAGATTCACGAGGAAGGAACATTTCCTTGGAGAAGTACAGAGGGAAA ATTCTTCAAAGAAAGAGCCTCGATGGAATTTCTGGAAGTACCTTGTTAGCCCCGAGGGTAAAGTTGTGA